A region from the Parabacteroides sp. FAFU027 genome encodes:
- a CDS encoding NAD-dependent epimerase/dehydratase family protein: MKNVLITGGAGFIGSNIALKLIAKGYNVTILDSLSPQIHGENPEIDSPLYLTIKGKVNFIKGTVTSRTDWQSALENQDAVIHLAAETGTGQSMYEIQRYVDINIGGTAILLDLLANTTHNVKKVIVASSRAIYGEGKYNCPKHGIVYPTERLDKEMAQGDFACKCPSCHQTVELLPTTEDSKIHPTSVYGITKQNQEQMVLTVCKSLGIAAVGYRYQNVYGPGQSLSNPYTGILSIFSTRIKNGNPINIFEDGKETRDFVYIEDVADATMLGLEKDEANGQVYNVGTGVSTDVITVAQTLSKNYGISVPMTISGNYRLGDIRHNFADISKAQRELGFAPKWSFERGIAAFTEWVTEQTIPADKYEDSIEEMKKKGLYK, translated from the coding sequence ATGAAAAATGTATTAATCACTGGTGGAGCCGGATTTATTGGCTCAAATATAGCACTAAAACTTATTGCTAAAGGTTATAACGTTACAATTCTGGATAGTCTATCACCACAGATACACGGAGAAAACCCCGAAATTGATTCACCATTATATTTAACAATAAAGGGGAAAGTGAATTTTATCAAGGGAACTGTAACATCAAGAACTGACTGGCAGTCCGCCCTGGAAAACCAGGACGCAGTTATACACTTAGCCGCAGAGACAGGAACAGGACAATCAATGTACGAAATACAACGTTATGTAGATATAAATATCGGAGGAACCGCTATCTTATTGGATTTATTGGCCAATACAACTCATAATGTAAAAAAAGTCATTGTAGCTTCATCCCGTGCAATTTACGGTGAAGGCAAGTACAATTGCCCTAAACACGGCATTGTATATCCGACAGAAAGACTTGACAAAGAAATGGCACAAGGAGACTTCGCCTGTAAATGTCCATCATGTCATCAAACAGTTGAATTATTACCGACAACTGAAGATAGCAAAATTCATCCAACTTCTGTATATGGCATAACTAAACAAAATCAGGAACAAATGGTATTAACTGTCTGCAAATCCCTTGGAATAGCTGCTGTTGGCTACAGATACCAGAATGTATATGGACCCGGACAATCATTATCAAATCCATACACAGGAATTCTTTCCATATTTTCTACCCGTATTAAAAACGGTAATCCGATAAACATTTTTGAAGATGGCAAAGAAACCCGTGATTTTGTATATATTGAAGATGTAGCTGACGCCACTATGCTTGGATTGGAAAAAGATGAAGCCAACGGTCAGGTTTACAACGTCGGCACCGGTGTTTCAACGGATGTAATTACCGTAGCTCAAACCCTGAGTAAGAATTACGGTATTAGTGTCCCAATGACTATATCTGGAAATTATAGATTAGGAGACATTCGCCATAATTTTGCAGACATTTCCAAGGCACAAAGAGAACTCGGCTTCGCTCCCAAGTGGAGCTTTGAAAGAGGAATCGCGGCATTTACGGAGTGGGTAACCGAGCAAACAATTCCAGCGGATAAATATGAGGACTCGATTGAAGAAATGAAAAAGAAAGGACTTTACAAATGA
- a CDS encoding CatB-related O-acetyltransferase, producing the protein MPFDRSYLQNPIWEYFKWLFTKVRYQKKYKHLRIGYKTKLSNVKFGEYNWTTKNVIIENSTIGDFSYVSDNCVILESVIGKFCSIGPNVRTAPGKHPTKTIVSTHPAIYSRPHYCLKNFSKTDHHKPYRKVMIGNDVWIAANVIIADGVKIGDGAIIAANSVVTKDIEPYSIVGGTPAKFIRNRFEPKEIEFLLKFEWWNKDHLWIEENVDYLIDIKKFMSLSQYK; encoded by the coding sequence ATGCCATTTGACAGAAGCTATTTACAGAATCCTATTTGGGAGTATTTTAAATGGTTATTTACTAAAGTGAGATATCAGAAGAAATACAAACATCTAAGAATTGGATACAAAACCAAACTTTCGAATGTAAAGTTTGGAGAATATAATTGGACAACTAAAAATGTAATTATTGAGAATTCAACAATTGGAGACTTTTCCTATGTATCAGACAATTGTGTAATTTTAGAAAGTGTAATAGGAAAGTTTTGCTCAATCGGCCCCAACGTCAGAACAGCACCTGGTAAACATCCAACAAAAACTATTGTTAGTACGCATCCTGCAATTTATTCTAGGCCTCATTATTGTTTAAAAAATTTCTCAAAAACAGACCATCATAAACCATATCGTAAAGTTATGATTGGAAATGATGTATGGATAGCTGCAAATGTAATAATTGCTGATGGCGTTAAAATTGGAGATGGTGCAATTATAGCAGCAAATTCAGTAGTAACAAAAGATATTGAACCTTATTCTATCGTGGGAGGTACGCCTGCTAAATTTATTAGAAATCGATTTGAGCCTAAAGAGATTGAATTTCTACTTAAATTTGAATGGTGGAATAAAGATCATTTATGGATAGAAGAAAACGTTGATTACTTAATTGACATAAAAAAATTCATGTCATTATCTCAGTACAAATGA
- a CDS encoding acyltransferase, producing the protein MKDKINHLIDFIHRKIDSIFYFATIYPIYKIRFREIGYKTRIMSPLLITPSFIRIKNKVSVRNGARIEGVSVYLTKTYSPDILIEDNVTIEQNSHITCANKITISKNTAIAANVTITDIDHPYIDINTPPEKQELNVGFVFIGEDCKIYNNSVILPNAQIGKHTIIAANSVVLGKIYPAYCVLAGIPARIIKRYSFETNSWKKTDSQGNFLEV; encoded by the coding sequence ATGAAAGATAAAATAAATCACCTGATAGATTTCATACATCGCAAAATAGATAGCATCTTTTATTTTGCAACCATTTACCCCATTTACAAAATTCGATTTCGAGAAATTGGATACAAAACAAGGATTATGAGCCCTCTCCTAATTACCCCTTCTTTTATAAGAATCAAGAACAAAGTATCTGTAAGAAATGGAGCGCGAATTGAAGGAGTCTCAGTTTATTTAACAAAAACTTATTCACCTGACATTTTAATAGAAGACAATGTTACGATTGAACAAAACTCACATATAACCTGTGCAAATAAAATAACCATATCAAAAAACACTGCAATTGCAGCCAACGTGACAATTACTGACATTGACCACCCATATATAGACATCAACACACCTCCTGAAAAACAGGAATTAAACGTTGGATTTGTTTTTATAGGCGAAGACTGTAAAATATATAACAATTCTGTCATTTTACCAAATGCTCAAATAGGGAAACATACAATAATTGCTGCGAATAGCGTCGTATTAGGAAAAATATACCCTGCATATTGTGTTCTAGCTGGCATTCCAGCAAGAATAATTAAACGATATAGCTTTGAAACAAATAGTTGGAAAAAGACAGACTCACAAGGAAATTTTTTAGAAGTATGA
- a CDS encoding FAD:protein FMN transferase: protein MNKKAIIITTLLAILIVVFLLNRKQTTAPVPYQFNEGPIFGTTYHIKYQYGKDVKREIDSTLQIFNNSLSSYKPNSIISRINNNDPDVVPDKFFLTAYKEAMVVAEATDGAYDPTVAPLVNLWGFGFKKNQVVTQQKIDSLKKLIGYKKVRLANNRIEKDDPRITLDLASLSDGYASDVIAALLEQKGVSNYMVEIGGEVMLKGVNAEGKAWSIGIDKPIDNQAPTTIDLEAKVQMTRGAISTSGNYRNFYYKDGKKYAHTIDPKTGYPVQHNLLSATIVAPTCIEADAYSTACMVIGLEESLELIRKRPQLIGYFIYADKNGNMQVKYTKGFEKLLSTH from the coding sequence ATGAATAAAAAAGCAATTATCATCACCACTTTGCTGGCCATTTTGATAGTGGTTTTTCTTCTTAACAGAAAACAAACCACTGCACCTGTTCCTTATCAGTTTAACGAAGGCCCCATATTTGGAACAACCTATCACATCAAATACCAATACGGGAAAGATGTGAAGCGCGAAATAGATTCTACGCTACAGATATTCAACAATTCGCTCTCGTCCTATAAACCCAACTCTATCATTTCCCGGATAAACAATAACGATCCGGATGTCGTCCCCGATAAGTTCTTTCTGACCGCGTACAAGGAAGCCATGGTTGTAGCCGAAGCCACCGACGGTGCTTACGACCCCACCGTAGCCCCTCTGGTCAACCTCTGGGGATTTGGGTTTAAAAAGAACCAGGTAGTCACACAGCAAAAAATAGACAGTCTGAAGAAATTGATTGGATACAAGAAAGTCCGATTGGCGAACAACAGGATTGAGAAAGACGATCCCCGCATCACGCTGGATCTGGCCTCCCTCTCTGACGGTTATGCCAGCGATGTCATCGCAGCTCTTCTGGAGCAAAAGGGTGTCAGCAACTACATGGTGGAAATTGGCGGTGAAGTGATGCTCAAAGGGGTAAATGCGGAAGGCAAAGCCTGGTCCATTGGCATAGACAAACCCATCGACAATCAGGCTCCAACAACGATTGACCTCGAAGCAAAAGTACAGATGACCCGGGGAGCAATCTCCACCAGCGGCAACTATCGTAATTTCTATTACAAAGACGGAAAGAAATATGCGCATACCATTGACCCGAAAACCGGGTATCCCGTCCAGCACAACCTGCTTAGCGCTACCATCGTTGCCCCCACCTGCATCGAAGCTGACGCCTACTCTACCGCTTGCATGGTGATCGGACTGGAAGAAAGCCTCGAACTGATCAGAAAACGCCCCCAATTAATAGGCTATTTTATCTATGCCGACAAAAACGGGAATATGCAGGTGAAATATACGAAAGGGTTTGAGAAGTTGCTTTCAACACACTGA
- a CDS encoding GumC family protein: MELHYPREIKEQEEDSNLSIHDIIHHIGRYWKWFAVSVLICLAAGVFYAMKQTPTFNVYASILIKSKEDSNPMQNQMDVLDNSSLLGMKDNVLDEIEVINSKLLLTKVVNQLKLHTTYFRNKGLKELELYQNSPICVSMLPENQDTLAAPVIMNIKCNNGKISVEGQMKKGTFSSVKFEKTFTSLPAAISTPMGIIRLTASKQLSEGNYKVTLLSPFTAASALQNSLSVELKNKKANVITLSATTKDIRKGQDIIASLIHFYNEASIEEKNKTAYNSIKFINERLGLITGELTDVEKQVENYKQANKLTDIQQESKLYIEQTGDYDKLRLDNETQLNLVQFVDQYIRKEENKFGIVPNIGLKDEALLNVLNEYNKILFQRERLIRTTAADNPVIVDLDRQIRSMRTAIFASIESSRKGLLIAKQNLEQQGSTVSSRIKSVPRQEREFLEIKRQQEIKAALYTYLLQKREENSLTLAISVPAARIIESPIPDDKPASKGASFFLVIALIAGLILPVFVIIPKEILNVRLSEKSQLERMTDVTILGELPDYNGNDTIVVRPGNREPIAEMYRLMRTNLQFILNDKHKKVINITSTEPGEGKSTFSINMAMTLALTGKKVIMVGLDIRKPSLASYINMTDEHGITSYLSGHHTNLEKLVKKTHLHENLFILPAGTVPPNPNELLLRESLDDLFAILRKDFDYIVVDTAPVGLVSDTFLLDRIADATLYIFRLNYSHKNNIKIINDIAKNKKLKNMYIALKGCNLKSNPYGYGKGKNGYYGNK; this comes from the coding sequence ATGGAATTACATTACCCAAGAGAAATAAAAGAGCAAGAAGAAGATAGCAATTTAAGCATCCACGATATCATACACCACATTGGCAGATATTGGAAATGGTTTGCTGTTTCTGTGTTGATTTGCCTGGCGGCAGGTGTTTTCTATGCTATGAAACAGACTCCAACCTTTAATGTCTATGCCTCCATCCTGATTAAAAGTAAAGAAGACTCTAATCCTATGCAAAACCAGATGGATGTACTTGACAACTCCAGCCTATTGGGAATGAAAGACAATGTACTTGATGAGATTGAGGTAATCAACAGCAAGTTATTACTCACAAAGGTGGTAAACCAACTGAAGTTGCATACTACATATTTCAGGAATAAAGGGCTGAAAGAGCTCGAACTTTATCAAAATAGTCCTATTTGCGTATCTATGCTCCCCGAAAATCAGGACACACTGGCGGCTCCGGTTATTATGAATATAAAATGTAACAACGGGAAAATATCAGTAGAAGGGCAGATGAAAAAGGGAACCTTTAGTTCTGTAAAGTTTGAAAAAACATTTACATCCCTGCCTGCCGCAATATCCACCCCTATGGGTATAATCCGCCTTACAGCCAGCAAACAACTGTCAGAAGGCAACTATAAAGTAACATTACTAAGTCCGTTTACAGCTGCCTCCGCATTACAAAACAGCCTGTCCGTAGAGCTTAAAAACAAGAAAGCCAATGTTATTACGCTTTCTGCCACGACAAAAGATATAAGGAAAGGACAAGACATTATTGCCTCACTGATCCACTTCTATAATGAAGCCTCCATTGAAGAAAAAAACAAAACCGCCTACAATTCCATTAAGTTCATCAACGAGCGCCTGGGACTGATTACCGGTGAACTCACCGATGTTGAAAAGCAGGTAGAAAACTACAAACAGGCGAATAAGCTAACCGATATCCAGCAAGAGTCAAAGCTCTATATTGAGCAAACGGGAGACTACGACAAACTACGCTTAGACAACGAGACACAACTCAATCTGGTGCAATTTGTGGATCAATACATCCGAAAAGAAGAAAACAAATTTGGAATTGTCCCCAATATCGGGCTCAAAGACGAGGCTCTGTTGAATGTCCTCAATGAGTACAACAAAATACTCTTCCAACGGGAACGCTTGATACGTACCACAGCAGCTGACAACCCGGTAATCGTGGATCTTGACAGACAAATCCGCTCCATGCGTACTGCTATTTTCGCCAGCATCGAAAGTTCGCGCAAAGGACTATTGATAGCAAAGCAAAATCTGGAACAACAGGGTTCAACGGTCTCTTCACGTATAAAATCTGTCCCTCGTCAGGAACGTGAATTCCTGGAAATCAAACGACAGCAGGAAATTAAGGCCGCCCTCTATACCTACCTGTTGCAAAAACGGGAAGAGAACAGTTTAACTCTCGCGATTTCTGTACCGGCAGCACGAATTATTGAGTCGCCCATTCCGGATGACAAACCCGCCTCCAAAGGTGCTTCATTTTTCCTTGTAATTGCATTGATTGCAGGGTTGATACTCCCGGTTTTTGTCATTATCCCGAAAGAGATCCTCAATGTACGACTCTCTGAGAAATCACAGCTGGAACGCATGACCGATGTTACGATACTTGGAGAACTACCCGATTACAATGGCAATGATACCATTGTCGTTCGACCAGGTAATCGTGAACCCATTGCCGAAATGTACCGACTAATGCGTACTAATCTTCAGTTTATCCTTAACGATAAACACAAGAAGGTCATTAATATTACCTCTACCGAACCGGGAGAAGGCAAATCTACCTTCTCTATCAATATGGCGATGACCCTGGCCCTGACCGGTAAAAAGGTGATTATGGTAGGATTGGATATACGAAAACCGTCTCTTGCGAGCTATATCAATATGACAGACGAACATGGAATTACATCCTATCTATCCGGGCATCATACCAACCTGGAGAAGTTGGTCAAAAAAACCCATTTGCATGAAAATCTATTCATTCTCCCGGCAGGAACCGTACCTCCCAATCCCAATGAATTGCTGCTCAGAGAGTCGTTGGATGACCTGTTTGCCATTTTGCGTAAAGATTTTGATTATATTGTAGTAGATACAGCTCCTGTTGGCCTGGTTTCTGACACCTTCCTGCTTGATCGTATTGCAGATGCTACACTTTATATATTCCGACTAAATTATTCACACAAGAATAACATCAAGATAATCAATGACATTGCAAAGAATAAGAAGCTGAAGAATATGTATATTGCCCTGAAAGGTTGCAACCTGAAATCAAACCCTTATGGATATGGAAAAGGTAAGAATGGGTATTATGGAAATAAGTAG
- a CDS encoding polysaccharide biosynthesis/export family protein: MNKISLLSLTLFILLFTSCTSYKKVPYLQGAESIPKEELNKLNKQYIQKIMPSDLLSITVNSTTPEAAIPFNLPLIPTSRLENSAGGINQTMGMQTYLVDQEGNIDFPILGRLNIGGMSKQEVQDLIKSKIYPKYIKEEPIITVRFTNYKVSLLGEISRPGTYGVANEKINILEALALGGDMTIYGRRDNVLLMRENLSGEKEIIRLDLTDKNLVLSPYFFLHQNDIIYIQPNKSRARGADIGSAETLTISIVGTLISLTSLLVTVLVK; encoded by the coding sequence ATGAACAAGATATCGTTGTTATCACTTACACTCTTTATTTTATTATTTACATCCTGTACATCCTATAAGAAAGTCCCCTATCTCCAGGGAGCTGAATCTATACCCAAAGAAGAGTTGAATAAACTCAATAAGCAATACATCCAAAAAATTATGCCCAGCGACCTGTTATCTATAACAGTGAACTCCACCACTCCTGAAGCCGCGATACCATTTAATTTACCATTAATTCCTACATCCCGGTTAGAAAACAGTGCCGGTGGAATCAACCAAACAATGGGTATGCAAACCTACCTGGTGGACCAGGAAGGAAATATAGACTTCCCTATTTTGGGGCGCTTAAATATTGGAGGCATGAGCAAACAAGAGGTACAAGACCTGATCAAATCAAAAATCTACCCCAAATACATTAAGGAAGAACCGATTATTACCGTACGATTCACTAATTATAAGGTATCCTTATTAGGGGAAATATCCAGACCTGGGACCTATGGTGTTGCTAACGAAAAAATCAATATACTGGAGGCATTGGCATTGGGTGGGGATATGACCATATACGGACGTCGAGACAACGTATTGCTGATGCGTGAAAACCTCTCCGGTGAAAAAGAAATTATCCGACTTGACCTGACCGATAAGAATCTGGTATTGTCCCCTTACTTTTTCTTACACCAGAATGACATTATATACATCCAACCCAATAAATCAAGGGCTCGTGGAGCGGATATCGGATCAGCCGAGACATTGACTATCTCGATTGTGGGTACTTTGATTTCACTGACCAGCTTGCTGGTTACCGTATTAGTTAAATAA
- a CDS encoding oligosaccharide flippase family protein: MKNHKVKLNVISSASQVIIIGLVYFFLYKYLLTQLNIELLGVWSVVLATSSLANLANFGISSSVVRYVALYSTENDVEKIKKLVFTSGLFLLGLFTFLSAVIYPFAGFILKLAINEKHINIALSILPYSLICLITNAVAGVFSSVLDGLQKNYIRSLVFSASALFLLGTTILLTPRFGLKGVAMAQVAQSIFSLIGCLLLVIRTIKYNPFKWNWNKPIFKEIFSYGMKFQVISLFSMFNEPVTKALLAKFGGLAFTGYYEMANRLIMQVRGVIVNANQSLIPVLINKGKENHDHWLAFYKKTFYSVFMIALFIIGSVYLGSNVFSIIWIGHDEKAFSNIVTILSFSIFINLLCSPAYFSVLADGNLNILIKSQFWIAAINLVLGISFGLFYNGYGIVIAGFLSILFGTVYLTINFHKSKNTSLNYIISGTNIKLFTLMSCIIFTAKHFINGQLFTLQIQIGLVCLTLFIYTLVFFYSYILNRLPQNIVNAIPVFKSKKNAI, encoded by the coding sequence TTGAAAAATCATAAAGTAAAACTAAATGTTATAAGCTCAGCAAGTCAGGTTATTATAATTGGGCTTGTGTACTTTTTTTTATACAAGTACTTATTAACTCAACTAAATATAGAATTGCTTGGCGTATGGTCTGTAGTACTGGCAACTTCATCATTAGCCAACCTTGCAAACTTCGGCATATCAAGCTCTGTAGTTCGATATGTAGCGCTATATAGCACGGAAAACGATGTTGAAAAGATCAAAAAACTCGTGTTTACATCTGGGCTTTTTTTACTGGGGTTGTTTACCTTTCTTTCAGCGGTTATCTACCCTTTTGCTGGGTTTATATTAAAATTGGCAATAAATGAAAAACACATAAATATTGCATTATCTATTTTACCATATTCTCTAATTTGCCTGATAACCAATGCTGTTGCAGGTGTTTTCTCTTCTGTTTTAGATGGGCTTCAAAAAAACTATATACGCAGTTTGGTTTTTTCAGCTTCAGCATTATTCCTTCTTGGAACAACAATTTTATTAACACCTCGATTTGGACTAAAAGGTGTTGCAATGGCCCAGGTAGCACAATCAATTTTCAGCTTGATTGGCTGTTTATTACTTGTTATACGGACAATTAAATACAATCCATTTAAATGGAACTGGAACAAACCGATATTCAAAGAGATCTTCTCTTATGGCATGAAGTTTCAGGTCATATCGCTATTCAGTATGTTTAATGAACCTGTAACAAAAGCTCTATTAGCTAAGTTCGGTGGACTTGCATTTACCGGATATTACGAAATGGCAAACCGCTTAATTATGCAAGTCAGGGGAGTCATAGTTAATGCAAATCAAAGTCTGATCCCTGTTTTAATAAACAAAGGGAAAGAAAATCATGATCATTGGTTAGCTTTTTACAAAAAGACCTTCTATTCTGTTTTTATGATTGCTCTATTTATTATAGGCTCTGTCTATTTAGGTAGTAATGTATTCTCTATTATCTGGATTGGACACGATGAAAAAGCATTCAGCAATATTGTAACAATACTCTCGTTTAGCATCTTTATCAACTTGTTATGTAGTCCAGCATATTTCTCTGTACTAGCAGACGGCAATCTGAACATATTGATTAAATCACAATTCTGGATTGCTGCAATCAACCTAGTACTCGGCATTAGTTTCGGTTTATTTTATAACGGATACGGAATTGTAATTGCGGGTTTCCTTTCCATCTTATTTGGCACAGTATATTTAACAATCAATTTTCATAAGAGTAAAAACACAAGTCTGAATTACATAATATCTGGAACAAATATAAAACTATTCACCTTAATGTCGTGTATAATATTCACTGCAAAACATTTCATCAACGGGCAACTGTTTACACTTCAAATCCAAATAGGTTTAGTCTGCCTTACCTTGTTCATATACACTTTAGTTTTTTTCTATAGTTATATACTGAATCGCCTACCTCAAAATATTGTTAACGCAATACCTGTATTTAAATCTAAGAAAAATGCCATTTGA